Proteins from a genomic interval of Streptomyces sp. Tu6071:
- a CDS encoding iron-containing redox enzyme family protein, with protein MMTATGEVSGARWEPPELPEARGDLSSHLLTALRAGRDAPPWGPQAARVDPLGEDLQLALFVLYGLQRGGWAGLPPTAEWEPLLLGLRRPLERRFLEALRGLTRGAEDVSAAFADLLVQPEGGDPTSVSGALERDGKPWQIREYAVLRAPARAFEDDGPAWALPRLPARPRAGFLSVLHARAGHGQPARGHAALAEEHLRALGLDPAPGRYVDAVPAASLALANLGALFGLHGALRGALVGHAAAWGVLLPRAAGRVAAALERTDAPEEARRYLEARAEAGAAEEQVLRSEVLAQLLLVEPGLEADVVLGIEATSLLEDRLAAHALTAWGADESALRLPVAVAEN; from the coding sequence ATGATGACGGCGACGGGTGAAGTCAGCGGGGCGCGGTGGGAGCCGCCGGAGCTTCCCGAGGCGCGTGGTGATCTTTCTTCGCACCTGCTCACGGCGCTGCGCGCGGGGCGCGACGCGCCGCCGTGGGGGCCGCAGGCGGCGCGTGTGGACCCGCTCGGCGAGGACCTGCAACTCGCCCTCTTCGTTCTGTACGGGCTCCAGCGCGGCGGCTGGGCGGGACTCCCGCCCACCGCCGAGTGGGAGCCGCTGCTGCTGGGCCTGCGCCGCCCCCTGGAGCGGCGCTTCCTGGAGGCGCTGCGCGGCCTGACGCGCGGCGCCGAGGACGTCTCGGCGGCCTTCGCGGACCTGCTCGTGCAGCCCGAGGGCGGCGATCCGACGAGTGTGAGCGGCGCGCTGGAGCGGGACGGGAAGCCCTGGCAGATCCGCGAGTACGCGGTGCTGCGGGCGCCCGCGCGCGCCTTCGAGGACGACGGCCCCGCCTGGGCGCTGCCCCGGCTGCCCGCGCGCCCCCGGGCCGGGTTCCTCTCCGTCCTGCACGCGCGCGCCGGGCACGGGCAGCCGGCGCGCGGCCACGCGGCGCTCGCCGAGGAGCACCTGCGCGCGCTCGGCCTCGACCCGGCGCCCGGCAGGTACGTGGACGCGGTGCCCGCCGCGTCCCTCGCGCTCGCCAACCTGGGCGCGCTCTTCGGCCTGCACGGGGCGCTGCGCGGCGCGCTCGTGGGGCACGCGGCGGCGTGGGGCGTCCTGCTGCCGCGCGCGGCGGGGCGCGTGGCCGCGGCGCTGGAGCGGACGGACGCGCCGGAGGAGGCGCGGCGCTACCTGGAGGCGCGGGCCGAGGCGGGCGCGGCCGAGGAGCAGGTGCTGCGCTCGGAGGTGCTCGCCCAGCTGCTGCTCGTGGAGCCCGGCCTGGAGGCGGACGTGGTCCTCGGCATCGAGGCGACGAGCCTCCTGGAGGACCGCCTCGCCGCGCACGCGCTCACGGCGTGGGGCGCGGACGAGTCGGCGCTGCGGCTGCCGGTGGCGGTCGCGGAGAACTGA
- a CDS encoding polysaccharide deacetylase family protein — protein sequence MTDPSRRVLLRAGAALSALPLAPALLGGCSAPASLPDARTDTGPGAAPDPVAAQPLAVTPARRAPLRIPGAPVQLTHGPGTDGRLALTFNAEPGADPAVAARTLDLLRGRGLRVTVLAVGTWLAAEPALARRLLDEGHELGNHTEHHKDLSLLTEPAVRAEIEQCAHRLFRLGGGIGPWLRSPRHRESDPRVIRAAQRAGYPHLLAYDTDPADWRDPSPATIRARVLRTVGPGGIVTLHLGRPHTLQALPALLTALSRRNLRPVPASELFLPRGT from the coding sequence ATGACTGATCCGAGTCGTCGTGTCCTGCTGCGCGCGGGCGCCGCGCTCTCCGCCCTCCCACTGGCCCCCGCGCTGCTCGGCGGCTGCTCGGCACCCGCCTCCCTCCCCGACGCGCGGACGGATACGGGGCCCGGGGCCGCCCCGGACCCGGTGGCGGCCCAGCCGCTCGCGGTCACCCCGGCCCGCCGCGCCCCCCTGCGCATCCCCGGCGCGCCCGTCCAGCTCACCCACGGGCCGGGCACGGACGGACGGCTCGCGCTCACCTTCAACGCCGAGCCCGGCGCGGACCCCGCCGTCGCCGCGCGCACCCTCGACCTGCTGCGGGGGCGCGGACTGCGCGTCACCGTCCTCGCCGTCGGCACCTGGCTCGCCGCCGAACCCGCCCTCGCCCGCCGCCTGCTCGACGAGGGCCACGAACTCGGCAACCACACCGAGCACCACAAGGACCTGAGCCTGCTCACCGAGCCCGCCGTCCGCGCCGAGATCGAGCAGTGCGCCCACCGCCTCTTCCGCCTCGGCGGCGGCATCGGCCCCTGGCTGCGCTCCCCGCGCCACCGCGAGTCCGACCCCCGCGTCATCCGCGCCGCACAGCGCGCCGGGTACCCGCACCTCCTCGCCTACGACACCGACCCCGCCGACTGGCGCGACCCGTCCCCCGCCACGATCCGCGCCCGCGTGCTGCGCACCGTCGGCCCCGGCGGCATCGTCACCCTCCACCTCGGCCGCCCCCACACCCTCCAGGCGCTCCCCGCCCTCCTCACGGCGCTGTCCCGCAGAAACCTGCGCCCGGTCCCGGCGAGCGAACTCTTCCTGCCACGCGGCACCTGA
- a CDS encoding ABC transporter ATP-binding protein, producing the protein MTTTPVREAEDEDRTTAVLHAEEVELVREGALLLDRVSLTVREGEHWALLGANGAGKTTLLSLLGALGHPTRGQVEVLGRRLGRVDLRELRTYVGHVNPRHPLRSALKVRDVVLTGLTNSVEPLPRWQPDAEQRERAERLIATLGLGHRAGATWPTLSQGERGRALIARSLMPEPRLLLLDEPATGLDVAGREQLIESIEALTAGRPALASVLVTHHLEELPPGTTHALLLRGGKVLGSGPVDEVLTSESASECFGHPLRLERHGGRWSVRTAGRARAVEV; encoded by the coding sequence ATGACCACCACTCCCGTACGCGAAGCAGAAGACGAGGACCGGACGACGGCGGTCCTGCACGCCGAGGAGGTGGAGCTCGTCCGCGAGGGCGCGCTCCTCCTGGACCGGGTCTCCCTCACCGTCCGCGAGGGCGAGCACTGGGCGCTGCTCGGCGCCAACGGCGCGGGCAAGACGACGCTCCTGAGCCTGCTCGGGGCGCTCGGCCACCCGACGCGCGGGCAGGTCGAGGTGCTCGGGCGGCGGCTCGGGCGCGTGGACCTGCGGGAGCTGCGGACGTACGTGGGGCACGTCAATCCTCGGCACCCGCTGCGCAGCGCGCTGAAGGTGCGCGACGTGGTGCTGACCGGGCTGACGAACAGCGTCGAGCCGCTGCCGCGCTGGCAGCCGGACGCGGAGCAGCGCGAGCGCGCCGAGCGGCTCATCGCGACGCTCGGGCTCGGGCACCGCGCCGGGGCGACGTGGCCGACGCTCTCGCAGGGCGAGCGAGGGCGGGCGCTCATCGCGCGCTCGCTCATGCCGGAGCCCCGGCTGCTGCTGCTCGACGAGCCGGCGACGGGACTCGACGTCGCGGGCCGCGAGCAGCTCATCGAGAGCATCGAGGCGCTGACCGCCGGGCGGCCCGCGCTCGCCTCCGTCCTCGTGACGCACCATTTGGAGGAGCTGCCGCCGGGCACGACGCACGCGCTGCTGCTGCGCGGCGGGAAGGTGCTCGGGAGCGGGCCCGTGGACGAGGTGCTGACGAGCGAGTCCGCGTCGGAGTGCTTCGGGCACCCGCTGCGGCTCGAACGGCACGGCGGCAGGTGGAGCGTGCGCACGGCGGGGCGGGCGCGCGCCGTGGAGGTCTGA
- a CDS encoding STAS domain-containing protein produces the protein MSERVPILRIGGTLLVPIQVELDDQSVLDLQEDLSEEIVRTGARGVVIDISALEIVDSFVGRMLATTAAVSRVLDAETVVVGMRPAVAMTLVELGLSLGGVRTALDLEQGLRVLRRAGRTGPERG, from the coding sequence GTGAGCGAACGCGTCCCGATCCTGCGGATCGGCGGGACGCTCCTCGTACCGATCCAGGTCGAACTGGACGACCAGAGCGTCCTCGATCTCCAGGAGGACCTCTCGGAGGAGATCGTGCGGACGGGGGCGCGCGGCGTCGTCATCGACATCTCGGCGCTGGAGATCGTCGACTCCTTCGTGGGGCGGATGCTCGCCACGACGGCCGCCGTCTCGCGCGTCCTCGACGCGGAGACGGTCGTCGTCGGGATGCGGCCCGCCGTCGCGATGACGCTCGTGGAGCTGGGGCTCTCGCTCGGCGGCGTACGCACCGCGCTCGACCTGGAGCAGGGGCTGCGGGTGCTGCGCCGGGCGGGACGGACAGGTCCGGAACGCGGATGA
- a CDS encoding anti-sigma regulatory factor, producing MTSPQPAPAPTQTMTIATNNDVVKARQLVRTLAQESGLSLVEQTKLVTAASELARNTLVHAGGGELLASRVSAAGHEGVRLVFRDDGPGIPEPDLALTDGWTSGDGMGLGLSGSRRLVDDFTLDTSLGEGTTVTVTKWAR from the coding sequence ATGACGAGTCCCCAGCCGGCGCCCGCGCCGACGCAGACGATGACCATCGCCACCAACAACGACGTGGTCAAGGCCCGCCAGCTGGTGCGCACCCTCGCCCAGGAGAGCGGGCTCTCCCTGGTGGAGCAGACGAAACTGGTGACCGCGGCGAGCGAACTCGCGCGCAACACGCTCGTCCACGCGGGCGGCGGCGAGCTGCTCGCGAGCCGGGTCAGCGCGGCCGGGCACGAAGGGGTGCGGCTCGTGTTCCGTGACGACGGGCCGGGTATCCCGGAACCGGATCTCGCCCTCACCGACGGCTGGACCTCGGGGGACGGCATGGGGCTCGGGCTCAGCGGCTCGCGCCGGCTCGTCGACGACTTCACCCTCGACACCTCGCTGGGCGAAGGGACGACGGTGACGGTGACGAAGTGGGCGCGCTAG
- a CDS encoding ATP-binding SpoIIE family protein phosphatase, whose product MGALEGTYGQGRHGRQVDAYDMPRAEDVAWLRVDVALPAAARSAAAQLCHRLGFGTRRTSEVALAVTEAATNLQRHAGDGSLLLRLVRTPDEAALEFLALDSGPGISDVAYSLRDGASSAGTLGVGLGTIARLADSFGIHSLPGRGTVLTARFWPDRERGPHRPEPLVAGLTRPISGETVCGDAWAARPVAAADDGPGSVLVMMCDGLGHGPLASRAGELAVEAFLGSTAEEPDEVLRLLHGALRGGRGAAVGIARLDLATRRVRFCGAGNISAYVIGEGRRRSLGSAPGIVGHQLPRLRVFEEVMAGVDGTLVLHSDGLTSRWEPNDFPGLFALAPLTVAGQIFNQAAVRRDDGGVVVVRVP is encoded by the coding sequence GTGGGCGCGCTAGAGGGGACGTACGGGCAGGGGCGGCACGGGCGGCAGGTCGACGCGTACGACATGCCGCGCGCCGAGGACGTCGCGTGGCTGCGCGTGGACGTCGCGCTGCCCGCGGCGGCGCGCAGCGCGGCGGCGCAGTTGTGCCACCGGCTGGGTTTCGGGACGCGGCGCACCTCGGAGGTCGCGCTCGCGGTGACCGAGGCGGCGACGAACCTCCAGCGGCACGCGGGGGACGGTTCGCTGCTGCTGCGCCTCGTACGCACCCCCGACGAGGCCGCGCTCGAATTCCTCGCGCTCGACAGCGGGCCCGGCATCTCCGACGTCGCGTACTCGCTGCGCGACGGGGCCTCGTCGGCGGGGACGCTCGGCGTGGGCCTCGGCACGATCGCGCGGCTCGCCGACAGCTTCGGCATCCACTCGCTGCCCGGCCGCGGGACCGTGCTCACGGCGCGGTTCTGGCCGGACCGCGAGCGGGGGCCGCACCGGCCCGAACCGCTCGTCGCGGGGCTGACGCGGCCGATCAGCGGCGAGACCGTGTGCGGGGACGCGTGGGCGGCGCGGCCGGTGGCGGCGGCGGACGACGGGCCGGGCTCGGTCCTCGTGATGATGTGCGACGGGCTCGGGCACGGGCCGCTCGCGTCGCGCGCCGGGGAACTCGCCGTGGAGGCGTTCCTCGGCAGTACGGCGGAGGAGCCCGACGAAGTGCTGCGCCTGCTCCACGGGGCGCTGCGGGGCGGGCGCGGCGCGGCGGTGGGGATCGCGCGGCTCGACCTCGCGACGCGGCGCGTGCGGTTCTGCGGTGCGGGGAACATCAGCGCGTACGTGATCGGCGAGGGGCGGCGGCGCTCGCTGGGCTCGGCGCCCGGGATCGTGGGGCACCAGTTGCCGCGGCTGCGGGTGTTCGAGGAGGTCATGGCGGGCGTGGACGGGACGCTGGTGCTGCACTCGGACGGGCTGACGTCGCGGTGGGAGCCGAACGACTTCCCGGGGCTGTTCGCCCTGGCGCCGCTGACCGTGGCGGGGCAGATCTTCAACCAGGCGGCGGTTCGTCGGGACGATGGGGGTGTGGTCGTGGTGCGGGTTCCCTGA
- a CDS encoding STAS domain-containing protein, protein MATAGSVERLAELLAAEQERLTTEWVELALPALQGRVSAPEVGQEIRELYAAVLGALRGGSLDHRAEQYTEVRGLLVELSRNRARQGFTPTETALGVFLFKEILQPELSGSRADLAVFLDFSRLVDGLGLFTVEAHATTREAIITAQAEQLLELSTPVVKVWDGVIAVPLVGTLDSARTQVVMEKLLQALIDHNSTQAIIDITGVSAVDTQVAQHLLKTVVAARLMGAECTISGIRPQIAQTIVGLGIEFGDIVTKSSLADALAHALRRIRADREADQADGSIVPGGLL, encoded by the coding sequence ATGGCCACTGCCGGGAGCGTGGAGAGGCTGGCGGAGCTACTGGCCGCCGAGCAGGAGCGGCTCACCACGGAGTGGGTGGAGCTGGCGCTGCCCGCGCTGCAGGGCCGGGTGAGCGCGCCCGAGGTGGGACAGGAAATCCGCGAACTGTACGCGGCCGTGCTCGGGGCGCTGCGCGGGGGCTCGCTCGACCACCGCGCGGAGCAGTACACGGAGGTGCGCGGGCTGCTCGTGGAGCTGTCGCGCAACCGGGCCAGGCAGGGTTTCACCCCGACCGAGACGGCGCTCGGCGTCTTCCTCTTCAAGGAGATCCTGCAGCCGGAGCTGTCCGGCTCGCGCGCCGACCTGGCCGTGTTCCTCGACTTCTCGCGGCTCGTGGACGGTCTCGGGCTCTTCACCGTCGAGGCGCACGCCACGACGCGCGAGGCGATCATCACGGCGCAGGCCGAGCAACTGCTCGAACTGTCCACGCCGGTCGTGAAAGTGTGGGACGGCGTGATCGCGGTGCCGCTCGTCGGGACGCTCGACTCGGCCCGTACCCAGGTCGTCATGGAGAAGCTGCTCCAGGCGCTCATCGACCACAACTCGACCCAGGCGATCATCGACATCACCGGGGTCTCGGCCGTGGACACCCAGGTCGCCCAGCACCTCCTGAAGACGGTCGTGGCGGCGCGGCTCATGGGCGCCGAGTGCACGATCTCCGGGATCAGGCCGCAGATCGCGCAGACCATCGTCGGGCTCGGCATCGAGTTCGGCGACATCGTCACGAAGTCCTCGCTCGCCGACGCCCTCGCGCACGCCCTGCGCCGGATCAGGGCGGACCGCGAGGCGGACCAGGCGGACGGCTCGATCGTGCCCGGGGGCCTGCTGTGA
- a CDS encoding EF-hand domain-containing protein has protein sequence MADIEEARKTFQQFDADGDGFITADEYKSAMARMGDFYVTASVAEAIIASKDANGDKLLSFEEFWAGVHKG, from the coding sequence ATGGCCGACATCGAAGAGGCACGCAAAACGTTCCAGCAGTTCGACGCCGACGGGGACGGCTTCATCACCGCCGACGAGTACAAGTCGGCCATGGCCCGCATGGGCGACTTCTACGTCACCGCGTCCGTCGCCGAGGCCATCATCGCCTCGAAGGACGCCAACGGCGACAAGCTCCTCTCCTTCGAGGAGTTCTGGGCGGGCGTCCACAAGGGCTGA
- a CDS encoding ATP-binding protein: protein MPDVVFTSLLASRHIPPERARVRLRTAIMGGMAGLEGTEHTRRAEQGGPAARWTPGAKDERALAALDAHGNPAESEIRVEATPESGGELRRLAALVVTEEWRLSPALAETTALLVSELLGNAVRHAGARSFGLRMTRRPGRIRVEFRDPSRALPCVMPSFGMAVTSGYGLALVERLSERWGVDLLPVGKKTWFELRVTDR from the coding sequence ATGCCGGACGTGGTCTTCACGAGCCTCCTGGCGTCCCGTCATATTCCGCCGGAACGCGCCCGCGTACGGCTGAGGACCGCCATCATGGGGGGCATGGCGGGGCTGGAGGGCACAGAGCACACGCGGCGGGCCGAGCAGGGCGGGCCCGCGGCACGGTGGACGCCGGGCGCGAAGGACGAACGCGCCCTGGCGGCCTTGGACGCGCACGGGAACCCGGCGGAGTCGGAGATCCGTGTCGAGGCGACCCCTGAGTCGGGGGGTGAGTTGCGCCGCCTCGCCGCGCTCGTCGTCACCGAGGAGTGGCGGTTGTCCCCGGCACTTGCGGAGACGACCGCGCTCCTCGTGTCGGAGCTGCTGGGCAATGCGGTGCGGCACGCGGGCGCGCGTTCCTTCGGGCTGCGCATGACGCGTCGGCCGGGCCGCATCCGCGTCGAGTTCCGCGACCCCTCGCGGGCCCTGCCCTGCGTCATGCCCTCCTTCGGGATGGCGGTCACGAGCGGGTACGGGCTCGCACTCGTCGAGCGGCTCAGCGAGCGGTGGGGCGTGGACCTGCTGCCCGTCGGCAAGAAGACGTGGTTCGAGCTGCGCGTGACGGACCGCTGA